A genomic region of Sarcophilus harrisii chromosome 6, mSarHar1.11, whole genome shotgun sequence contains the following coding sequences:
- the LOC100929770 gene encoding olfactory receptor 5D18-like encodes MLNADKNQTVEATFILLGFSDYPDLQVPLFLMFLTIYVVAVMGNLGMIVVININPKLHTPMYFFLSHLSFVDFCYSTAVTPKPLENLVVEDRTISISACITQFFFTATCVITEMFMLAVMAFDRFVAICNPLLYTVAMSQKLCTLLVTGAYSWGIISSLIFTYSLLVLSFCGTNIINNFLCEYSVILSASCSDRHFSEMILVIFANFNEFSTLVIIIMSYLFIFVTVMKMRSASGRRKAFSTCASHLTAITIFHGTILFLYCVPASKISWLIVKVISVFYIVVIPMLNPIIYSLRKKDVKESLRKLVSSNAFSS; translated from the coding sequence ATGTTAAATGCTGACAAAAATCAGACTGTTGAAGCTACTTTCATACTCCTAGGATTTTCTGATTACCCAGATCTTCAAGTCCCTCTCTTCCTTATGTTTTTGACCATTTATGTGGTAGCTGTTATGGGAAATCTGGGCATGATTGTAGTCATCAATATCAACCCCAAACTCCACACCCCCATGTACTTCTTTCTTAGTCACTTGTCTTTTGTGGATTTCTGTTATTCTACCGCAGTTACCCCCAAACCATTAGAGAATTTAGTTGTAGAAGATAGAACAATCTCTATTTCAGCTTGCATCACACAGTTCTTTTTTACTGCAACATGTGTGATAACAGAAATGTTCATGTTGGCAGTGATGGCCTTTGACCGTTTTGTAGCCATTTGTAATCCTCTTCTCTACACAGTTGCCATGTCTCAGAAGCTTTGTACCTTACTGGTGACTGGGGCATATTCATGGGGAATAATATCTTCCCTGATATTCACATACTCTCTCCTGGTATTGTCTTTTTGTGGGACTAATATTATCAATAACTTCCTTTGTGAGTACTCTGTCATCCTCTCTGCTTCCTGCTCAGACAGGCATTTTAGTGAAATGATACTTGTTATATTTGCCAATTTCAATGAATTTAGCACCCTTGTGATCATTATCATgtcctatctttttatttttgtcactgtCATGAAAATGCGTTCTGCCAGTGGGAGGAGGAAAGCATTCTCCACTTGTGCCTCCCATCTAACAGCTATCACCATCTTTCATGGGaccattctctttctctattgtgTACCCGCTTCAAAAATCTCATGGCTCATAGTCAAAGtgatttctgttttttatatAGTAGTGATCCCCATGTTGAATCCTATAATATATAGTTTGAGGAAGAAAGATGTGAAGGAAAGTCTCAGGAAATTAGTAAGCAGCAATGCATTTTCTAGTTGA